Below is a genomic region from Streptomyces sp. RPA4-2.
TACCCACGGCGACCAACGAGACGACGGTCTTCCTGGTGCTTGGCATGACGAACTCCTCCGTGTTCACGGGCGGTTGCCCGCACACCGGGGAAACTAGGAGTCGTCCTTGTGGAATTCTTGTGGCCGGTCGGCGGCCTCGATCATCCAGTTGCGCCGGAGCGGCAGCGTGCTCCCTTCGTCCGCAACGCCGTTGACGAGCGGCAGCGTGACCTCGATACGGGTGCCGGGCCCCGTCGGCCGGTCCAGGACCCGGATACGGCCCCGGTGCAGGGCGATCTGCTGGGCGACCAGGGTGAGCCCGAGGCCGGAGCCCGGACTGTCGGGCCGGCGTCTGAAGCGTTCGAAGACCTGCGCGCGCAGTTCGGGCGGGATGCCGGGGCCCTGGTCGTCGACGACCAGGATCACGTCGGTGCCGCTGGCGCGCAGGCTCACCTCCACCCGCGCGGGCCGCCCCTCCCCGTGCCCGTGCACCAGGGCGTTGACGAGGAGATTGTCCACCACGGTCCGCAGTCCCGGTTCCCAGCCGTGCACCCACAGGCCGGGCACGCAGTGTCCGGACAGCCGTGCGCGGGGATGGTGCCGCCGCTGCTCCTCCGTGCTCGCCTCGACGACGTCGGCCAGGTCCACGGGACCGAAGGCGTCGGCCTCGACGAGGTCCCCACGGCCGAGGTCGCGCAGCATCACCAGGAGGCCCAGCAGCCGGGCGTGCTCGCGGCGCAGGTCGTGCAGCACCTCGTCGCGGTCGGCTCCGGCGAGTTCGGGATGCCCGGCGAGGATCTCCAGGTTGGTCTGCATGCTCATCAGCGGAGTGCGCAGTTCGTGCGAGGCGGCGGAGGCGAAGGAGCGTGCGGTGGCCAGGGCCTCGGCCGTTCTGGCGGCCTGTTCGTCGTAGCGGGCCAGGACGGTCCG
It encodes:
- a CDS encoding HAMP domain-containing sensor histidine kinase, with product MRLSTRIALAVGVTVPVLVLATGWLLLRLVAADLHDQQDAHLRERATTVAKDARGLLRASAADRSAAVEQARQRRLFTSALDVGVRLIGPDETFTGGPQPDAGAPLPASAPVPVTLRADGHSWRILSTRVTGARPGVRGSLWLFASDTAADTQLRLVRRRVVSVALLAAPLSGLLAWGVAARASRPLRRLQRRASGLDPRSSPARLDHTPTRIAEVDDLAHTLRTVLARYDEQAARTAEALATARSFASAASHELRTPLMSMQTNLEILAGHPELAGADRDEVLHDLRREHARLLGLLVMLRDLGRGDLVEADAFGPVDLADVVEASTEEQRRHHPRARLSGHCVPGLWVHGWEPGLRTVVDNLLVNALVHGHGEGRPARVEVSLRASGTDVILVVDDQGPGIPPELRAQVFERFRRRPDSPGSGLGLTLVAQQIALHRGRIRVLDRPTGPGTRIEVTLPLVNGVADEGSTLPLRRNWMIEAADRPQEFHKDDS